One Burkholderiales bacterium genomic region harbors:
- a CDS encoding GGDEF domain-containing protein, whose translation MPPSNNPTELARETLKQLAARRIAPTPENYQRIYRELAGLAPQTAAAEGVEENLARVLENLARRLPAQGGPLRQLAKAVEERNWEAFTTTLEGLVQPRGEAQANWAEIIRELIRQWDLKQPGLTTLRKKEALERVLINFGRNGEELAVKLAALSRAWAEGAAVASDIELAAPAEPAAEPAADRRGLPVNVAAAEDLAASLAELLAQALLQGVRPRLGHLPALAREAERLADEARVARSPEAFAALARSMRQFWIQVELQTEAETGVIEGLKRLLELVIDNIGELLLDDQWLRGQLIVVQEIIRQPLDSRVIADAEKRFKEVIFKQSTLKHSLNEAKATLKNLVTVFIERIGEMSESTGGYHRKIERYTEILSNTEDLPTLNQVLQDILADTRSLHLDMIRSHDELVAARQQVEAAEARIRQLEAELEQVSDLVYQDYLTGALNRRGLEDAFAREFARSERHGTPLSIALLDVDHFKRLNDTYGHEAGDQALRHLAQVIKAILRPSDTVARYGGEEFVILFPDTTLEEAVKIMTRLQRELTKRFFLHDNQRILITFSAGVAQREGRESADSLLSRADEALYRAKQAGRNRVFAAPAGNATA comes from the coding sequence ATGCCTCCTTCGAACAACCCCACCGAGCTTGCCCGGGAAACCCTGAAACAGCTCGCCGCCCGGCGCATTGCCCCCACACCGGAGAATTACCAGCGCATCTATCGGGAACTGGCGGGCTTGGCACCGCAAACTGCCGCGGCGGAAGGGGTGGAGGAAAATCTGGCCCGCGTGCTGGAGAACCTTGCCCGCCGCCTGCCGGCGCAGGGTGGGCCGCTGCGCCAGCTCGCCAAGGCGGTGGAGGAGCGCAACTGGGAGGCGTTCACCACCACGCTGGAGGGCCTCGTCCAACCCCGTGGCGAGGCGCAGGCCAACTGGGCAGAGATCATCCGCGAGCTCATCCGCCAGTGGGACCTGAAACAGCCGGGTCTCACCACCCTGCGCAAGAAAGAGGCCCTGGAGCGGGTGCTGATCAACTTCGGCCGCAATGGGGAGGAGCTTGCGGTCAAGCTTGCCGCTTTGAGCCGTGCCTGGGCGGAAGGCGCCGCGGTGGCCAGCGACATCGAACTTGCGGCCCCCGCTGAACCTGCTGCCGAGCCGGCGGCAGACCGCCGGGGTTTGCCGGTAAACGTCGCCGCAGCGGAGGATCTGGCCGCCTCCCTGGCGGAGCTCCTCGCCCAGGCCCTCCTCCAGGGCGTGCGCCCGCGTCTCGGTCATCTGCCGGCGCTGGCGCGCGAGGCCGAGCGCCTTGCCGACGAGGCACGCGTCGCCCGCAGCCCGGAAGCCTTCGCCGCCCTGGCCCGGTCAATGCGGCAGTTCTGGATCCAGGTGGAACTGCAGACCGAGGCCGAAACGGGCGTCATCGAAGGACTGAAGCGCCTGCTTGAGCTCGTCATCGATAACATCGGCGAGCTTTTGCTGGACGACCAATGGCTGCGGGGGCAGCTCATCGTGGTGCAGGAAATCATCCGCCAGCCCCTCGATAGCCGGGTGATTGCCGATGCCGAGAAGCGGTTCAAGGAAGTCATCTTCAAACAGAGCACCCTCAAGCACAGCCTCAACGAGGCCAAGGCCACCCTGAAGAATCTGGTCACCGTCTTCATCGAACGCATCGGCGAGATGTCGGAAAGCACCGGCGGCTACCACAGGAAGATCGAGCGTTACACGGAAATCCTGAGCAACACCGAGGACCTGCCCACCCTCAACCAGGTGCTGCAGGACATCCTCGCCGACACGCGCAGCCTGCATCTGGACATGATCCGCTCCCACGACGAACTGGTGGCGGCGCGGCAACAGGTGGAGGCGGCGGAGGCCCGCATCCGTCAACTGGAGGCGGAACTGGAGCAGGTGTCAGACCTCGTCTATCAGGATTACCTCACCGGCGCCCTGAACCGCCGCGGCCTGGAAGACGCCTTCGCCCGGGAATTCGCCCGTTCCGAGCGCCACGGTACGCCCCTTTCCATTGCTCTCCTCGACGTGGACCATTTCAAACGCCTCAACGACACCTATGGACACGAGGCAGGCGACCAGGCGCTGCGGCATCTGGCGCAGGTAATCAAGGCAATCCTGCGGCCCAGCGATACCGTTGCCCGTTACGGCGGAGAGGAATTCGTCATCCTCTTTCCCGACACCACGCTTGAGGAGGCCGTGAAAATCATGACCCGCCTGCAGCGGGAGCTCACCAAACGCTTCTTCCTCCACGACAACCAGCGCATCCTCATCACCTTCAGCGCCGGCGTGGCCCAGCGAGAAGGGCGTGAATCCGCCGACTCGCTTTTGAGCCGCGCCGACGAAGCCCTCTATCGGGCCAAGCAGGCCGGGCGCAACCGGGTCTTTGCCGCCCCAGCCGGCAACGCCACCGCCTGA
- the flgA gene encoding flagellar basal body P-ring formation protein FlgA, producing MWACCQLAWLVAAGMAQAEMPPPSVRHVVEQFVFQQLAGQPGQISVEVGELDRGLNLPRCQRLEAFLPAGVRLWGQANVGVRCVAGANWTAYVPVTVRIQAPVVVAARPLSAGRTLTAEDLSLQTQDLTRLPPGVLTDPAQAMGQVLNVGLMPGYPLRQDMLKAPLVIRQGQVVKLIAQGGGFRVTSEGRALTNAAAGQTVQVRTSSGQTVTGTARADGSVEVAF from the coding sequence GTGTGGGCATGCTGTCAGCTCGCCTGGCTTGTTGCTGCCGGCATGGCGCAGGCCGAAATGCCTCCGCCTTCGGTGCGCCACGTGGTGGAGCAATTCGTGTTCCAGCAGCTCGCCGGCCAGCCGGGGCAGATCAGCGTGGAGGTGGGGGAGCTCGATAGAGGCCTCAATCTGCCCCGCTGCCAGCGGCTGGAGGCTTTTCTCCCCGCGGGGGTGCGTCTTTGGGGACAGGCCAATGTGGGGGTGCGGTGCGTGGCGGGGGCGAACTGGACCGCCTATGTCCCCGTCACCGTGCGCATCCAGGCACCGGTGGTGGTGGCGGCTCGGCCCTTGAGTGCCGGACGCACCCTGACCGCGGAAGACCTGTCGTTACAGACCCAGGATTTGACCCGACTGCCACCGGGCGTGCTCACGGATCCGGCGCAGGCCATGGGGCAGGTGCTGAATGTGGGCCTGATGCCGGGCTACCCCCTGCGGCAGGACATGCTGAAGGCGCCCCTGGTCATCCGCCAGGGTCAGGTGGTGAAGCTCATCGCCCAAGGGGGGGGATTCCGCGTCACTTCGGAAGGCCGCGCCCTCACCAATGCCGCTGCGGGTCAGACCGTGCAGGTGCGCACCTCAAGCGGCCAGACGGTGACCGGCACCGCCCGGGCGGATGGCAGCGTGGAGGTGGCCTTCTAG
- the flgM gene encoding flagellar biosynthesis anti-sigma factor FlgM — protein MKIDNSSKPVGKPQATQATTKKSGAGGAKRASSGSSSSAEKVDITPLSAQLQALESKLEQVEVVDTARVEAIKQAIAEGRFRVNPDAIADRLIATVKEMVLSRKG, from the coding sequence TTGAAAATCGACAACTCTTCCAAGCCGGTGGGCAAGCCCCAGGCCACGCAGGCGACGACCAAAAAATCGGGCGCCGGCGGGGCGAAGCGGGCTTCTTCTGGTTCCTCCTCGTCCGCGGAGAAAGTGGACATCACGCCCCTGTCCGCCCAGTTGCAGGCACTGGAGAGCAAGCTGGAACAGGTGGAAGTGGTGGACACGGCACGGGTCGAGGCCATCAAACAGGCCATCGCCGAAGGCCGCTTCAGGGTGAACCCGGACGCCATCGCCGACCGGCTCATCGCCACGGTCAAGGAAATGGTGCTCTCCCGCAAGGGCTAG
- a CDS encoding flagellar protein FlgN: protein MSGQPIVDALLPLLREERDGYRAFLDLLKEERTALEGRDPDALLAIAQRKSAEVMRLGRLGEARNQALRAHTGATDLAGIEAWCRKLDGATGRTVLTLWQELLDAARAARTLNEENGALITVRLKHNQQALAILRGAAPSLPPFYGPDGQPCGASSGRRLGKA from the coding sequence ATGTCCGGCCAACCCATCGTTGATGCCCTGCTCCCGCTGCTGCGGGAGGAACGGGATGGCTATCGCGCCTTTCTCGATCTCCTCAAGGAGGAACGAACTGCTCTCGAAGGCCGGGACCCGGACGCGCTGCTGGCGATTGCCCAACGCAAATCGGCAGAGGTGATGCGGCTAGGCCGGCTGGGGGAGGCACGCAACCAGGCGTTGCGCGCCCACACCGGTGCCACCGACCTGGCGGGCATCGAGGCCTGGTGCAGAAAGCTCGACGGGGCGACGGGCCGCACTGTGCTCACCCTCTGGCAGGAACTCCTCGACGCCGCGCGGGCAGCGCGTACCCTTAACGAGGAAAACGGCGCCCTGATCACGGTGCGGCTAAAGCACAACCAGCAGGCCCTTGCCATCCTCCGCGGTGCCGCGCCCTCGCTGCCACCCTTCTACGGGCCCGACGGCCAGCCCTGTGGCGCTTCCTCCGGCCGCCGCTTGGGCAAGGCCTGA
- the motD gene encoding flagellar motor protein MotD — MRRKKHQDHENLERWLVSYADFITLLFAFFVVMYAISSINEGKYRVLSDALLNAFRNAPSSLNPVEFETRLSPGTGTQPIKAAPVKKPDAEVDPRLRKQTENMKRIAQDLLQVMAPLVKEGQVRVTQSQRGVTIEINAAVLFPPGSATLQGEPVKVLSAVAQILARIPNKIQVEGHTDDTPINTPLYPSNWELSTARAASVVRLFEANGVSPDRLVAVGYAANRPLLPNTDEQNRARNRRVTMLVIAETPEKVKDIPIAGVLGEGNGKAGE, encoded by the coding sequence ATGCGCCGCAAAAAACATCAGGACCACGAAAACCTCGAACGCTGGCTGGTTTCCTACGCCGATTTCATCACCCTGCTCTTTGCCTTCTTCGTGGTGATGTACGCCATCTCCTCCATCAACGAGGGCAAGTATCGCGTCCTGTCGGATGCCCTGCTCAACGCCTTCCGCAATGCGCCCTCCTCCCTCAACCCCGTCGAATTCGAAACCCGGCTCTCCCCCGGCACCGGCACGCAGCCCATCAAAGCGGCGCCGGTGAAGAAACCGGATGCCGAAGTGGATCCGCGCCTGCGCAAACAGACGGAAAACATGAAACGCATTGCCCAGGATTTGCTGCAGGTGATGGCGCCCCTGGTCAAGGAAGGGCAGGTGCGCGTCACCCAGAGCCAGCGGGGGGTGACCATCGAAATCAATGCCGCAGTGCTGTTTCCGCCCGGCTCCGCCACCCTGCAGGGGGAACCGGTGAAGGTGCTTTCCGCCGTGGCCCAGATCCTCGCCCGCATCCCCAACAAAATCCAGGTGGAGGGACACACCGACGACACCCCCATCAACACCCCCCTCTATCCTTCCAACTGGGAGCTGTCCACCGCCCGCGCCGCCAGCGTGGTGCGACTGTTCGAGGCCAACGGCGTGAGTCCCGACCGCTTGGTGGCGGTGGGCTACGCCGCCAACCGGCCTCTGCTGCCCAACACGGACGAACAGAACCGGGCACGCAACCGCCGCGTCACCATGCTGGTCATTGCCGAAACACCGGAAAAGGTGAAGGACATTCCCATCGCCGGGGTGTTGGGCGAAGGCAACGGCAAGGCCGGCGAGTGA
- a CDS encoding flagellar motor protein: MDFISIVGILLAGIAIIGGQILEGGHVGSLLQVTAFVIVIGGTAGAVMLQSTLPTFLRGMRMVKWVFVPPPLAADALIQSITQWSTTARKGGLLALEPVIDEIADPFVKKGLQMLVDGAEPETLRETLQLEIDAYEEQQRQAARVWESAGGYAPTIGILGAVLGLIHVMENLSDPSKLGAGIAVAFVATVYGVGSANLLFLPIANKLKGIIAREITLRHMLVEGLVSVANGENPRLIERKLRGFLA; this comes from the coding sequence ATGGATTTCATCAGCATCGTCGGCATCCTCCTCGCCGGCATCGCCATCATCGGTGGTCAGATTCTGGAAGGCGGGCATGTGGGCTCCCTGCTGCAGGTCACGGCCTTCGTCATCGTCATCGGTGGCACCGCCGGTGCGGTCATGCTGCAGAGCACCCTGCCCACCTTCCTGCGCGGCATGCGCATGGTCAAATGGGTCTTCGTGCCGCCGCCTCTCGCCGCCGATGCCCTCATCCAGTCCATCACCCAGTGGAGCACGACGGCGCGCAAGGGCGGGCTGCTCGCCCTGGAACCCGTGATCGATGAAATCGCCGACCCCTTCGTGAAAAAAGGGCTGCAGATGCTCGTCGATGGCGCCGAGCCGGAAACCCTGCGGGAGACGCTGCAACTGGAAATCGACGCCTATGAGGAACAGCAGCGGCAGGCGGCGCGGGTGTGGGAGTCCGCCGGCGGCTACGCGCCCACCATCGGCATCCTGGGTGCGGTGCTGGGGCTCATCCACGTCATGGAGAATCTCTCCGACCCCTCCAAACTGGGGGCGGGCATCGCCGTCGCCTTCGTCGCCACGGTCTATGGCGTGGGTTCGGCCAACCTGCTGTTTCTGCCCATTGCCAACAAACTGAAGGGTATCATCGCCCGCGAGATCACCCTGCGCCACATGCTGGTGGAAGGCCTGGTCTCGGTGGCCAATGGGGAAAACCCGCGCCTCATCGAGCGCAAGCTGCGCGGCTTCCTGGCTTAG
- a CDS encoding RNA polymerase sigma factor FliA → MAPSGGGAGQSRKPLSPAGDGKPAGNALRRLSGRQGRHPAGRFGSSPGFAHLPEGSFGAASFEVFSLKKEEYVEKFAPLVKRIAYHLMTRLPASVQVDDLIQAGLIGLLDAAANYDGTQGAQFETYAVQRIRGAMLDELRHADWLPRTVRKNLRQIEAAISRLEQKLRRPPTEAEVAAELGVSLADYQQMLLDARGHQLVYYEDLQEAEGADFLERHHATDSDDPLRMVEDRDFRRQLIEAIKGLPERERLVMAMYYEQDLNLREIGEVLGVTESRVCQLHTQAVARLRARLREWIEPRR, encoded by the coding sequence ATGGCCCCGTCCGGAGGGGGAGCTGGGCAGAGCCGAAAGCCTCTTTCACCGGCTGGTGACGGCAAGCCGGCTGGCAACGCTCTAAGGCGCCTGAGCGGCCGACAAGGGAGGCACCCAGCCGGCCGCTTTGGGAGCTCCCCGGGCTTTGCGCACCTGCCGGAAGGTTCCTTTGGGGCGGCTTCATTTGAGGTTTTCAGTTTGAAAAAAGAGGAATACGTCGAGAAATTCGCCCCGCTGGTCAAACGCATCGCCTACCATCTCATGACGCGTCTGCCGGCGAGCGTCCAGGTCGACGACCTCATCCAGGCCGGGCTGATCGGCTTGCTCGATGCCGCCGCCAACTACGATGGCACCCAGGGCGCGCAGTTCGAAACCTATGCCGTGCAGCGTATCCGCGGCGCCATGCTGGATGAGCTGCGGCATGCAGACTGGCTGCCGCGCACGGTGCGCAAGAATCTGCGCCAGATCGAAGCCGCCATCAGCAGACTGGAACAAAAGCTCAGGCGTCCCCCCACAGAAGCCGAGGTGGCGGCGGAACTGGGCGTCTCCCTTGCCGACTACCAGCAGATGCTCCTCGACGCGCGCGGCCACCAGCTCGTCTATTACGAGGACCTACAGGAAGCCGAAGGCGCCGATTTCCTCGAACGCCACCACGCCACCGACAGCGATGATCCCCTCCGCATGGTGGAAGACCGCGATTTCCGCCGGCAGCTCATCGAAGCGATCAAGGGCCTGCCGGAAAGGGAGCGCCTGGTCATGGCCATGTATTACGAACAGGACCTCAACCTGCGGGAGATCGGCGAGGTGCTGGGCGTGACGGAATCCCGCGTCTGTCAGCTGCACACCCAGGCGGTGGCGCGGTTGCGAGCGCGGCTGCGCGAATGGATCGAACCCCGCCGCTGA
- the flhF gene encoding flagellar biosynthesis protein FlhF, which translates to MIVKKFSAPTTREALRQVRDVLGPDALILSNRPVPGGVEIMAVAEADVASLTGAVPPSRPAARHEIPGVTVPRAPAEKPAPPANEAGPSPTAQRPPTASPAPEAVVQSLVQELKTIRMMLEGQLAGFAWSELKGREPFKLEVMRALLAAGFSPLLARQLVEAMPRELDYERGLRWAKLALQRNLHCVGAGDDLIEQGGVYALVGPTGVGKTTTVAKLAARSTLKHGPSRLALVTTDTYRIGAHEQLRIYGKILNVPVFSVKDETDLQLTLADLADRHLVLIDTVGMSQRDRRIAQQIAMLCGRGREVKRLLLLAATAHGSTLDDVVTAYRGHGMAGCILTKVDESLSLGPVLDVVIRHRLTVHFLTNGQRVPEDLHLAHPGYLIDRAFRPPREDPAFTPRAEEFPLVAAAALSVAEEGENAIPQTW; encoded by the coding sequence ATGATCGTGAAAAAGTTTTCCGCCCCCACCACGCGGGAAGCCCTGCGCCAGGTGCGCGACGTCCTCGGACCCGATGCCCTGATCCTCAGCAACCGGCCGGTTCCCGGCGGTGTGGAGATCATGGCCGTGGCCGAAGCGGATGTGGCCTCCCTGACCGGCGCCGTGCCCCCCTCGCGCCCTGCCGCCCGTCACGAGATTCCAGGCGTCACCGTGCCCCGCGCGCCGGCGGAAAAGCCCGCGCCACCGGCCAATGAAGCCGGCCCTTCCCCGACGGCGCAGCGCCCGCCAACGGCATCCCCGGCTCCGGAGGCCGTGGTGCAGAGCCTGGTACAGGAACTGAAGACCATCCGCATGATGCTGGAAGGCCAGCTTGCCGGTTTCGCCTGGAGCGAGCTCAAGGGCCGGGAGCCCTTCAAGCTGGAAGTGATGCGGGCGCTTCTGGCTGCGGGGTTCAGCCCCCTGCTTGCGCGCCAGTTGGTGGAGGCGATGCCGCGGGAACTCGACTACGAACGCGGACTGCGTTGGGCCAAGCTGGCATTGCAGCGTAATCTGCACTGTGTGGGCGCCGGCGATGACCTGATCGAGCAGGGCGGCGTCTATGCGCTGGTGGGCCCCACCGGCGTGGGCAAGACCACTACGGTGGCGAAGCTTGCCGCGCGCTCTACGCTCAAGCACGGGCCTTCACGCCTGGCCCTGGTCACCACCGACACCTACCGCATTGGCGCCCACGAACAGTTGCGCATCTACGGCAAGATCCTCAACGTGCCCGTTTTTTCCGTGAAGGACGAAACCGACCTGCAACTCACCCTGGCCGACCTCGCCGATCGGCATCTCGTCCTCATCGACACCGTCGGCATGAGTCAGCGCGACCGTCGCATCGCCCAGCAGATTGCCATGCTCTGCGGCCGCGGTCGCGAGGTGAAACGCCTGCTTTTGCTCGCTGCCACCGCCCACGGCAGCACCCTCGACGACGTGGTCACCGCCTACCGCGGTCATGGCATGGCCGGCTGTATCCTGACCAAGGTGGATGAAAGCTTAAGCCTCGGGCCCGTTCTGGATGTGGTCATCCGCCACCGGCTCACGGTGCACTTCCTCACCAATGGGCAGCGGGTCCCCGAAGACCTGCACCTCGCCCATCCCGGCTACCTCATCGACCGGGCTTTCCGGCCACCGCGGGAAGACCCCGCCTTCACACCCCGTGCGGAGGAGTTTCCCCTGGTTGCGGCGGCCGCCCTCTCCGTCGCGGAGGAAGGGGAAAACGCCATCCCGCAAACCTGGTAG
- the flhA gene encoding flagellar biosynthesis protein FlhA, translated as MNARAGSLDWTGGITLTRLAGPLLVVMILAMMILPLPPFLLDVLFTFNIALAMIVLLISLYVMRPLDFSVFPTVLLLTTLLRLSLNVASTRVILLQGHTGADAAGKVIEAFGHFLVGGNYTVGLVVFVILVIINFVVITKGAGRIAEVAARFTLDAMPGKQMAIDADLNTGLIGEEEARRRRAEVAREAEFYGAMDGASKFVRGDAVAGIIIMVINVVGGLLVGVFQHDLSLAQAANNYTLLTIGDGLVAQIPALIISTSAGIVVSRVSAEQDMSEQLVQQIFQRPQVLMLTAAILAFLGIIPGMPHVAFLLLAAALGALAWYLGRREEEAAAREEQIPPTPAPETLEVSWDDVQPVDALGLEVGYRLIPLVDRSQDGELLRRIRAIRKKFAQDWGFLVPPVHIRDNLELRPNAYRITLKGVEVGRGEAFPGQFLAINPGRVLGTLPGTPTRDPTFGLPAVWVEASLREQAQTYGYTVVDASTVIATHLSQVMQSHAAELLGREEVQQLLDHIAKESPKLVEETVPKLVSLSTLQKVLQGLLEEGVHIRDMKTILDTLADHAPRTQNVDDLIAAVRVALGRSIVAGLFPGTDELQVIALEPQLEQLLLQATQVGEGQGPGLEPGLAERLLTRTRQVVQQQEAQGLPPVLLVPAPLRPLLSRFLRRVAPQLKVLSHAEIPDTKTVKVTAVLGASA; from the coding sequence ATGAACGCGCGCGCCGGCAGCCTGGATTGGACGGGCGGCATCACCCTCACCCGCCTGGCGGGGCCGCTGCTCGTGGTCATGATCCTGGCCATGATGATCCTGCCCCTGCCGCCCTTCCTCCTCGACGTGTTGTTCACCTTCAACATCGCCTTGGCGATGATCGTTCTCCTCATCAGCCTGTATGTGATGCGGCCGCTGGATTTTTCGGTGTTTCCCACCGTGCTGCTGCTCACCACCCTGTTGCGCCTCTCCCTCAATGTCGCCTCGACAAGGGTGATCCTGCTACAGGGCCACACCGGCGCCGATGCGGCGGGCAAGGTGATCGAGGCCTTCGGCCATTTCCTGGTGGGCGGCAATTACACCGTGGGGCTGGTGGTGTTCGTCATCCTCGTCATCATCAACTTCGTCGTCATCACCAAGGGCGCGGGGCGGATTGCCGAAGTGGCGGCGCGCTTCACCCTCGATGCCATGCCGGGCAAGCAGATGGCCATCGACGCCGACCTCAACACCGGCCTCATCGGCGAGGAGGAGGCGCGCCGGCGGCGCGCCGAAGTGGCCCGGGAGGCGGAGTTCTACGGGGCCATGGATGGTGCCAGTAAGTTCGTGCGGGGGGATGCCGTGGCCGGCATCATCATCATGGTGATCAACGTCGTCGGCGGCCTGCTGGTGGGGGTCTTCCAGCACGACCTGTCCCTCGCCCAGGCGGCCAACAACTACACCCTGCTCACCATCGGCGACGGCCTGGTGGCGCAGATTCCGGCTCTCATCATTTCCACTTCGGCGGGCATCGTCGTCTCCCGCGTCTCCGCCGAGCAGGACATGAGCGAGCAGCTCGTGCAGCAGATCTTCCAGCGCCCACAGGTGCTGATGCTCACCGCCGCCATCCTCGCCTTCCTCGGCATCATTCCCGGCATGCCCCACGTGGCCTTCCTGCTTCTCGCCGCTGCCTTGGGGGCGCTCGCCTGGTATCTCGGCCGGCGGGAGGAGGAAGCCGCCGCCCGCGAAGAGCAGATCCCGCCAACGCCGGCGCCGGAAACCCTGGAAGTGAGCTGGGACGATGTGCAGCCGGTGGACGCCCTGGGGCTGGAAGTGGGCTACCGCCTCATCCCCCTGGTGGACCGCAGCCAGGACGGCGAGCTTTTGCGGCGCATCCGCGCCATCCGCAAAAAATTCGCCCAGGACTGGGGCTTTCTCGTGCCCCCGGTGCATATCCGGGACAACCTGGAGCTGCGTCCCAACGCCTACCGCATCACCCTCAAGGGGGTGGAAGTGGGAAGGGGCGAGGCTTTCCCTGGCCAATTTCTCGCCATCAATCCCGGGCGCGTCCTGGGCACGCTGCCCGGCACCCCCACGCGGGACCCCACCTTCGGGCTTCCCGCGGTGTGGGTGGAGGCCAGCCTGCGGGAACAGGCGCAAACCTACGGCTACACGGTGGTGGATGCCAGCACGGTGATCGCCACCCATCTTTCCCAGGTGATGCAAAGCCATGCCGCGGAGCTCCTCGGCCGCGAGGAGGTGCAGCAGCTCCTCGACCACATCGCCAAGGAATCCCCCAAACTGGTGGAGGAAACGGTGCCCAAGCTGGTGTCCCTGAGCACCCTGCAGAAGGTGTTGCAGGGGCTCTTGGAGGAAGGGGTGCACATCCGCGACATGAAGACCATCCTCGACACCCTGGCCGATCACGCCCCCCGCACCCAGAACGTGGACGACCTCATCGCCGCCGTGCGGGTCGCCTTGGGCCGTTCCATCGTGGCCGGTCTCTTCCCCGGCACCGACGAGCTGCAAGTGATCGCCCTCGAGCCCCAGCTGGAACAGCTGCTGCTGCAGGCCACCCAGGTGGGCGAAGGTCAGGGACCGGGACTGGAACCGGGTCTTGCCGAGCGACTTCTCACCCGGACGCGCCAGGTGGTGCAGCAGCAGGAAGCCCAGGGGCTACCACCCGTGCTTCTGGTCCCGGCGCCGCTGCGGCCATTGCTGTCCCGCTTCCTGCGCCGGGTGGCGCCGCAGCTCAAGGTACTGTCCCACGCCGAAATTCCCGACACCAAGACCGTCAAGGTCACCGCCGTTTTGGGAGCTAGCGCATGA
- the flhB gene encoding flagellar type III secretion system protein FlhB: MAEESDVERTEAATARRIQRAREEGQVVRSRELSTFVELLTAVGVLMLLGDHFLAKLARLMESGFTLDRASIFDPRLMLVRLYGQFVDALFAFLPLIALLLVAALITPLLLSGWNFTWKPLVPNFARLNPVAGLRRMFSLTGLMELMKAVVKSLLIGGVAVWAIWQSLDSLFGLPAEPLGQALRHVGSLVGWTALMVVGAFVFLVIADVPFQLWDYARNLRMTKEEVRQEIKEAEGDPQIKSRIRALQREAARRRMMAEVPKAQVVVTNPTRFAVALRYEEKRMAAPQVVAKGAALVAQRILELAEEHRVPVVQAPPLARALYRHAEIGEEIPQRLYTAVAQVLAYVYQLRQGASPPEPPRDLPVPPDMDPLAAEEAGR, encoded by the coding sequence ATGGCCGAGGAAAGCGACGTAGAACGGACCGAAGCGGCAACGGCCAGGCGCATTCAGCGTGCGCGGGAGGAAGGCCAGGTCGTCCGCTCCCGGGAGCTTTCCACCTTCGTGGAACTGCTCACCGCGGTGGGGGTGTTGATGCTCCTGGGCGACCATTTCCTCGCCAAACTGGCCCGCCTGATGGAAAGCGGCTTCACCCTGGACCGCGCCAGCATCTTCGATCCCCGGCTCATGCTCGTCCGCCTCTACGGCCAGTTCGTGGACGCCCTTTTTGCCTTCCTGCCCCTCATCGCCCTGCTGCTGGTTGCCGCCCTCATCACGCCGCTTTTGCTGTCCGGCTGGAACTTCACCTGGAAGCCCCTCGTGCCCAATTTCGCCCGCCTCAACCCGGTGGCGGGACTGCGGCGCATGTTCTCCCTCACCGGCCTCATGGAGCTCATGAAGGCGGTGGTGAAGAGCCTGCTCATCGGTGGGGTGGCCGTCTGGGCCATCTGGCAGTCCCTGGACAGCCTCTTTGGCCTGCCTGCTGAGCCGCTGGGGCAGGCGCTGCGCCATGTGGGCAGCCTGGTGGGGTGGACCGCGCTCATGGTGGTCGGTGCCTTCGTCTTCCTGGTCATCGCCGACGTGCCTTTCCAGTTGTGGGACTACGCGCGCAACCTGCGCATGACCAAGGAGGAGGTGCGCCAGGAGATCAAGGAAGCGGAGGGCGATCCCCAGATCAAAAGCCGCATCCGTGCGCTGCAGCGGGAGGCGGCCCGCCGTCGCATGATGGCGGAGGTGCCCAAGGCCCAGGTGGTGGTGACCAACCCCACCCGCTTCGCCGTCGCCCTGCGTTATGAGGAAAAGCGCATGGCGGCGCCGCAGGTGGTGGCCAAGGGCGCCGCCCTCGTCGCCCAGCGCATCCTGGAGCTGGCGGAGGAACATCGTGTGCCGGTGGTGCAGGCACCGCCCCTTGCCCGCGCCCTCTACCGCCACGCGGAAATCGGTGAGGAAATCCCGCAGCGCCTCTACACCGCGGTGGCCCAGGTGCTGGCCTACGTGTACCAGCTGCGCCAGGGCGCTTCTCCCCCCGAACCGCCGCGGGATCTGCCCGTGCCCCCCGACATGGACCCGCTGGCCGCTGAGGAGGCCGGGCGATGA
- the iscX gene encoding Fe-S cluster assembly protein IscX, translated as MKWTDVRDIAIALAETHPDVDPLSVRFTDLHRWVMALPGFDDDPNASNEKILEAIQMTWLEESQ; from the coding sequence ATGAAATGGACCGACGTGCGTGACATTGCCATTGCGCTGGCCGAGACCCACCCCGACGTGGACCCGTTGTCCGTGCGCTTCACCGACCTCCACCGGTGGGTGATGGCGCTGCCCGGCTTCGACGACGACCCCAACGCCTCCAACGAAAAAATCCTGGAAGCCATCCAGATGACCTGGCTGGAGGAAAGCCAGTAA